A window of Xiphophorus hellerii strain 12219 chromosome 19, Xiphophorus_hellerii-4.1, whole genome shotgun sequence contains these coding sequences:
- the dio3a gene encoding iodothyronine deiodinase 3a, whose amino-acid sequence MMNTVKAVKNAAVCFVLLPRFLMAAVVFWLLDFLCIRKRFFFRVKEQGGDAIDPPVCISDSNRLFSLESLKAVWHGQKLDFLKAAHLGRGAPNTEVVRLEDRQHSRILDFAHGDRPLILNFGSCTUPPFMARLKAFQEVAQLNADIADTVVVYIEEAHPSDGWTSTDAPYQIPTHQSLEERLSAAHLIHLEVPGCRVVADNMEDSSSAAYGAYFNRLYVLQRGTVAYQGGRGPEGYRISELRAWLDQHRKALQKTESSLALNV is encoded by the coding sequence ATGATGAATACAGTCAAAGCTGTGAAAAACGCGGCGGTTTGTTTCGTCCTGCTGCCCCGCTTCCTCATGGCAGCTGTAGTTTTCTGGCTGCTGGACTTCTTGTGCATCAGGAAGAGGTTTTTCTTCAGGGTGAAGGAGCAGGGAGGCGATGCCATTGATCCTCCAGTGTGCATTTCGGACTCCAACCGGCTCTTCAGCTTGGAGTCGCTGAAGGCCGTCTGGCACGGCCAGAAGCTGGACTTCCTGAAAGCGGCGCACCTCGGACGCGGAGCGCCCAACACAGAAGTTGTGCGCCTGGAGGACCGGCAGCACTCCCGCATCCTGGACTTTGCGCACGGCGACCGGCCGCTCATCCTCAACTTCGGCAGCTGCACCTGACCGCCGTTCATGGCGCGCCTGAAGGCTTTCCAGGAGGTCGCGCAGCTGAACGCGGACATCGCGGACACCGTGGTGGTGTACATCGAGGAGGCGCATCCGTCCGACGGCTGGACGAGCACCGACGCGCCCTACCAGATCCCGACGCACCAGAGTCTGGAGGAGCGGCTGAGCGCGGCGCACCTGATCCACCTGGAGGTGCCCGGCTGCCGGGTGGTGGCGGACAACATGGAGGACTCCTCCAGCGCCGCGTACGGGGCGTATTTCAACAGACTGTACGTCCTGCAGCGGGGCACGGTGGCGTACCAGGGCGGCCGGGGACCGGAGGGTTACCGGATCTCAGAGCTCAGAGCCTGGCTGGACCAACACCGGAAAGCGCTGCAAAAAACTGAGAGCAGTCTGGCTTTAAACGTGTAA